The DNA segment TTTCTCACTTTcatttagggttaaatttattaaaaaaaacctaGAAAATGTCAATTTTTGTTGGAAATTTTGGCATATATTTATGATTATTTGTCAactatatatttaaatatacaaTGGATAGAtagaatttttaataataaaaaaatatgaaattgtattttattttaagagATATTTCCAACACAACGTAGGGATGAGTcaggggcggatgtagggggtcaaagggggcatttgcccccccTCCCCCcatcccattaaaaaaaaatttaaatccaaaattaagggttaaagtgcaaaaattcccttaatgttttgggtcaggagcaattttatccctaatgttaaaagccaagagcaattttacccctaacgttgataaatcgggtcaatttgagaaataattcatcaaactgtcttctcgatcatgaataatagtgtctgaaattgatccaatttatcaacgttagaggtaaaattggtgcaaaattacaaaattgatatgcaattggtgcaaaataaagaaaaaaaagactgtattttataatagtgtctgaaattgatcaaatttatcaacgttagggataaaattattattggttacaaacattaggggtaaaattgcaccattttagatgttaggagtaaaattgcacctgacccaaaatgttagggatatttgatgcgtaacaacccgagaatcccggaaatggatgattatgagtcggaaacattataatttatgtttttttatcaataaaaatcatgaaaataatgcatgacaattgaacgattttgcatttttcgtcaccaaaaattgaacaattttgcattttttgtcataaaaaattgaacaattttacattttttatctaaaattttTTAGACGTAGAATTTTGCCCCccgctccctcaaatcctggattcgccactggGATGAGTAAGGAACCCCTTAGGATAGGACCACAAAATTATGAGAGCAACAAAGTTTAATATAGGTTTGTAATAGGTTCCATTTTTCATTGAATACGCGTTTGATTTAGTCCATTAAAAATTGACATCCTTCCAATTCAttcattttatattatatttttttaatgtaaaattatattaaatattaaggGTCTAATTAAAAATTAGCATAGAGCCCAAAAACTCTAAGACGGGTTTGCTTTCCAATGGTATAAGCTCAAAACATACAAGTAATAAATGAAAAATTGTTACTTAAAGTAAATCACTTgcaatgattttattgagaaaaattagaattaaaattatgtaTTGCACATCCCTTATCTAAGGGGTAAATAACACCCATGGCCAAGGAACTTTACTTAGGTATAGCTAATAAACTTCAAAACGTAACATAAAAGCCATTAAACTTTAACTAGCGCCTTAAATGACcgttaaaattttcaaaatggaaacgtttaagaattaaagttgtttagaacaatATTTACAATGAAACCACTTTTTTTCTATCCATAATCACAAAATTTCTAGAGCTTTGTATCTAAAAATTCAATTTCTCACTCCAAACtaaaaaaacacctaaatgacactaaaaaatgaaaattttgacgAACTGAAGTTGCTAAGAATAtcatcaaatcttggatttttttttattttgatatcgttaacggtcgttttgaggagCCGATTGAAATTTAGTAGCTATAATGTTAGGCTTTGTTTAATAACCTATTTAATCacttaatattttaagttaaatattatcaactaatatttttataagtatttaacttaacattttaagttaaatattatcaagtaatattttttatatccaTCACTTAATTTAAGTATTTATCAAACAATTAcatcatttaatactttcaCCACTTCAAATCCGTACTTGTTATTTTGgggaaagtacaaaaataaatattatggtTTAAAAAGTTTGTAAAAATGTACATTGGGattcattctgttagcaaacacagacCAAACTGACTAAAGgtgttaaaaaaagtcaaaaatcaAAGGTAAATAAGTTAATTttgttcttatatttatttattttataaattaacctcatTTATTATCTgattatcataaaaaaaaactcaaaaataaaaaaacaaaatcaaatacatcatcttctctatctctctttaatttgttatttttcttcttgtttttctctcttctttattaatttttctgtatttaaaataaaaaaaacccagAAAATCTAATTGATACGTGATAAAACCTGACAATTGCCTTTACTTCTGCTTGTTGAAAGTTGCGTGCTTTTATGGAGTAGAAGACTACCCAATTTCACTGTTCCTTTCCTCTACATTCAACTGTAATGGCAACTACAACGAAATTAGGGCTTCTTGCTCTCCATTCTCTCACCAAAGATCTCCCTCTTTTTCCTTCTACTCTCATTCTTCCCAATCTCTCATATGCTCCATTTTCTCAGCTTAACTCCACGGTCAACTCAAGATATGTTTCCGTTCTTCCTTCAATTAGAGCCCAAAGCTCCCCTAGTATCACTTTTTGTTTATTTTGCTCTGGAATGTGTTAGATTGTGCTAATTTAGAGACAAATCAACTCTCTATCAAAATCTTATGCttttcgttttttcattttccatagATTATACCTCAGACACCAAATTCTATAAAGTGGAAGCAATTGTCAGTGTTGGGATAAGCATATATttacaacatatatatttatccgaataagtaaacgggtttacgggttacctcttgtagcgcagATCCCGTTCTTGATTTGCAGCGGAAGGATTTCGGATCAATCACCCGATCTAGTATCACCGGTCAAGCCTTCAACCACACCAATAGAATTGGGAGAGGAAGACAATTGGTTCATGAACTAAAACGACGACGAATCCCAAAAATAGAGAGAGGGGTGGTGGCTTAGGGAAAAAtaggagagaaaaaaaattctctgGAGATCCTGTATGTCAAAACCTAATTTCTGACTCTCTTCTAATTCTCTTAGAATTATGATAGATTAgggtttctatttatactgaataaatagatcacctaaccctaattcttattgggtttgggctcgttccatttcgggcgggcctaattggattcatatccaattaattccaacatctcCCACTCGCACGCAATGGAACTTATTCCAAACTTTCTCAATCTCGGTCTCTATCATACTCTTGCAAATAGTTCGCGCGACCGACATACTATCGAGAGCTCTAGTGCTATATACTCGTTAGAACATATAGCTGCTCGATTTTCATGTAACAAACTTGGAACTATGTACTCGTTAGAGATATATAGATCTTAGATTTGAACATGGATCGTCGGTGGTGTATGCTTTTATCCTAGACTCCATATCATATCCACTGTAGTCTTCGGATCTCTACAGTacatctatttttcacaaatatgcACATATGCATAAGTGTCCGGATGGTGAAGAATAGAAACACTTAGATATGATTCAAATGGATGTCTTTCCCTCTTAACATTATTCTGTCCATTACAATTTGATTCGCTTATCCAGTCAGGGTTTCTTTGGTTGGTATTATCTCATCAACCTCGAGGTATCCCTTTCCAAGGTAGCTACATCAGACTAAACTTCTTAGAATAAGTCTAGGGTCTATAAGGATAAACAATAGTCAAGAAGCGCATCTTCATGATGTGAGTCTCACATTAGGAAAAGGCGAGATCAATCTACTTTTCCATCTCGTGGTCGCTAAAGCACACATGGTATGGGTCATGTGTTATGGTGTTCAattcttttctgaagaagagcaTGTTATTAACACCATACAAAAGCATAGGTCTAGATGTGTCTGAACATCTAACTTTAGTTCATCACTTATGATGATCACTTCTGGCTATGACAGAAGGCTATAAGTTATCGCAAACTTGCCCTTTTAGATTACTTGTTAATCTTTTTCATGTATTTGTAACACATGTTATCTTGCACCGTAATGGAAACACTTTTCCATGTTTATAGCAAGACGGCTTTTATCATTGAACAAGCTCTCGAAATTGCTCAAAGACAGCCTCATCCTTCATTTATCATCACATTGACGAAATGGGGGAAAATGCTCATGTGAGTGAGCTACATTCTGTCTAAACATGcattttgagttcataacagcaaatatttacaattaaatactCGCACTCGTGATGAAAATTCATAAaacctttattaataattcatgtcttacaaataaaacaatgaAGAATGAGAAGTATACTTAGATCCTAAACAATCCTTGGGATCTAACATGTTTAACATAAACATCTCTCTTGACTGGTTTGGTGAGGGGATCTGCCACCATGTCATGAGTAGATATATACATCACATTAACTTCTTTGCGTGCAATTAAGTCCCTGACAAAATGATACTTAATCTCTATGTGCTTTGATTTGTTGTGGAACCTCTGGTCCTTAGCGAAAGCTATAGCAGATTGACTGTCACTGTTAACTATGACTTGGGTTTGACAATTGGTTACATTCAAGTTGTTTAGGAACCGATTCAGCCAAACTGCCTCTTGAACTGCTGATGAATACGATACGTATTCAGCTTCCATGGTGGACAGGGCTACACAAGTTTGTTTCTTGCTACTCCAGGAAATCACGCCATTTCCTAGCAAGAACACATAGCCTGACGTGGACTTTCTTTCGTCCAAGTCTCCTGCCCAATCAGCATCCGTGTATCCTCTCAGATTTAGGTCTTTACCTTGATAGCATAGAAAATAATCTGATGTTCCTTTGAGGTACCTCAGTATCCTCTTCACAGCTGCCCAATGTGCTAGTCCTGGGTTGGACTAATATCTACTCACCATCCCAATGGCATGACAGATATCAGGTCTTGTACACAATATGGCGTACATTAGACTACCTACGGCACTTGCATATGGAACTTTTTCCATCCTTTTCTTTTCGTTTGGATTCTTTGGACACATTTTGGTACTTAGGGTGATGTCCTTAGTCATCGGGCTATCTACAGGCCTACTTCCACGCATACCGAAATGATCAATGACTTTGTTAACATAAGTCTCTTGAGACAGTGCTAATAGTTTCTTTGATCGATCCCTTGAAATCTTAACCCCAAGTATGTATGCGGCTTTgcccatatctttcatttcaaaactTGAGTTTAGCCAAGCTTTGATTTGGTTTACAAATTCTATGTCATTTCCTGCTATcagtatgtcatctacatacaaagataaaatgacaaaatttctacCTGACCGTTTCGTGTAGACACAATGGTCCTCTTCAAGCATCTTGAAGCCATTCGAAatcatttgattgtgaaaacgaAGGTACCATTGCCTAGAGGATTGTTTAAGGCCATAAATTGACTTTTTCAATTTGCAGACCTTATGCTCGGAGCTTTTTACCACGAAGCCCTCTGGCTGTGACATATAGATCTCTTCGCTGAATTCTCCATTGAGAAAAGCAGTcttaacatccatctgatgtAGCTCTAGGTCTAAACTTGCTACAATAGCTAATATTAGTCTAATAGATGTAAACCTTACAACAGGTGAGAATGTCTCCTCGAAGTCTATTCCTTCCTGTTGTGTATAGCCTTTAGCGATAAGGCGAGCTTTGTACCTTTCGATAATATTGTCAGCCCTTCGCTTCACTTTGAGAACCCATCTGCTCCCAACAGCTTTTCTACTCTTTGGCAGATCAACCAGTTCCTAAACATGGTTGGATCTCATAGAATCTAGTTCATCTTGCATTGCTATAGTCCATTTGTCTTTTTCCGGAGAAGTGAAagcttctttagcatttctaggTTCCGCGTTATAGGTTCAGCGCCTCATCCCAAGCGACGGGGAGAACCGTTGACGACACGACTGTTTTGGGCTCGGGGCCCAATTGAGATCACGATGCATTTTTGATAGGGTCGGCACCGGAGAATGAGTCGCCACCCAAACAAGGTTTGGGAAATGTTACCGAGATTCCTTGCGGGAAGCAAGCGGGTTTGGGGAATTTGGTACACTTTGGGGAAGGCTAATATCCATTCGAAAGAAGATATTAGGCACCCCCAAAACGCCCGGTGAACCCACCGGACTCCTACTTAACATTCCGAGTCTTACCAGGCTAATCACATTATTCATTTAGGTTTAAAATTCTTTTAAGAAAAgcttgttttgttttgtatgAAAAAATAGCACGAATAAATGAAAATTCTCAAATCAAGTCAAACAATTATACAAAATGggtacaaattaattaattaaattacaaataCATCCGGGCATCCCCGAGTCTTCAaccatatttaattatttaataaaacctGCAAAATCCGGGTTAGAATCAAATAATTAAGAGAATAGTGAGAAAAAGAGAGTTCAGCATTTCTGACAGAAAGGTTTTGTCACAAATCGTATCAGAAGGTTTGGAATGGTCTATTTCCATTTTCTGACGGAATTCACATACAGAATGTCTGTCAGAAGGACCTGCTACTTTATTCGATTTATTTCTCATTCTTTTCCAATTCCGTTTGCCTCGAAACACCACAAAACATACATTAGTAACttctaatagataaataaaatactaacttgtagaaataatgataaaaaataattaacctAAGATTAATTGATTTAAACATGTTAATAATAGAAAATATACTTACATGGATCAAAATGAATATCAAAAAGTATTAAATCAGGGATCAAAATGAATAGAATGAAGGTTCCTAAAGCATggactaaagtgaataaaaCAGAAAGATCCTAATCAGGGacttgataacaacccaaattattcttgaataaggaataagggaaaattaatataaataatggcaaaccattattccttctaaaaaagatatttatgcatgattaatatggaattaatgacaattattgtaggattaatgcaggggtgaatatgcaaataatggagaaaaggaaggaatttctagcattatgccacaccacgtggaccatcgcgagatacgccataacgagatacgcccgatgagagcgagtagtggagacccaccatagctctcaaggagagcgtacatatgcCTTGACGGATCTAAGAATATCAAAAAAACTACAAGAATTCAAGCTTATTACGACAAattaatttgtcaaaatatGTCCTATTTTTGTCAAAAGAAACATTTTGTTACAAAATCTTTTGTCACCATATTAGTCACAATAAGCCCGTCTTAATAAGttttttgtgacaaaaattGACTTCCTCGTAATAAATTACTACTTATTGTTACAATTATAATTTGTCACGGGTCTAGCTATTATGACAAAATCTTTTatcataatatatttttttgtcataatatattatattgaaaaatccacaaaataaaattttatcgtGACAAATAGTGCAAGATGACAAATGATACATTATTACAATAGTTATATTATGATTAAAGAAATGTGAGTACGaacttaatttatatatatatgaaagaatataaattagaaatgtagagcttttttttataatgaaaAAAGAATTACAAACAGGTCTTAATGAAACCATAAATTTTAGGTTTCAGAACAGGTAAAATTAAATAGGAAATAAATTGAaagataattattgttaagCATAAATCAAGTTCTAACAACTGACTACTCACTATTTTAGCTATGTTGTGTGATGCAAGTACAAAATTGTAAGGTTGCTAACTCAATCTATAGGATAACGGAACACATAATCTTGAGAGGTATCGAACACAACAGGAGCCATGAATTCCACTTGGCAACTCCTAGATAACCAATGAAAGGTACCGACTTTTTCCCACGCGACCTCAGTTGCTGCTCTAGCTTCTCCTTCTGGTCTCTGCATTCATAATAAAACACAAAGATCAACAAAATAACAGCCCCAATAAGACTTAAGTAGGTAATTACAATTCCATTAGTAACAAGGCTCAACAAGAGAGAAGCCACAATAGCACCAATAAGCTGTGCAATTCAATAAAAGGAAGCTCGGAGAACAAAAATCTTTCCTCCCACCAAAGCACCGAAAGCAACAGCCGGATTCACATGCCCTCCTGATATGTTAATGCTTGCTGAAACTGCTGTTGCCGAATCCCCTGTTTCCTTGTACACTTTATCTGCACCAAAAGAGAACATCACAACACAAGCTTTTAATTCAAGAATTAggaatattatatatatatattcttaccTAGAGCAAGAACAGATCCTTCTCCGGTAAACACGACGCTGCGAGTGGATATAAACTCAGTTAATGCAGCTCTCATAGACTCTGGGTGGGCTGCATCTTCTGCTCTCCCAAATGCACATCCTCGAGGCATCTTATCTTGTCTCTTGTTGTTAAGGGGAGAAGACCAAAAAGGCATTTGCATGTATCAGAAGTGGAAGCATTGAATTCATATATAGCAGCAGGAAAGATTGTTTTCTGTGAAACCATTTGGGATGGATCTGGAGTTCTCCTAGCTAATGGCGTTGGCACTATAATGGCCGACTCTGAGTACAGCAATGACTTTTCTTTCAGTTACCCTCTACCCGCAATAGTAATCACTGTAGAAGATGGACAACAAGTCTTAAATTACATAAAAGCTTCAGAGTATATTGAAATGCATATTGTTATATTGGTTAAATATTTGTTCTGTGAAAAGTACAATGTACTTACCCGTTTCGATCTTTTAGGAATCCAATTGCGAGAATTCTAGTCAGTGAAGCTCGGACTGATATCATGGCACCTTCAGTTGTGTCATTCTCTTTTAGAGGACCCAAATTAGCCAAAACATTCATCCAAAAAAATAGGGTATTCTCACAAATAAAAAGATGAAACAATGTAAGAAATTGCAACTCATACATCATCATACAGAGACACTAAGATTGAAGAAAACGAATCATCAAATATAAtaaggataaggtaccaaaatggatctatggtttttggggaagtatcaatttaggctccacgtacaaaatagcaccaagataggcttaatatttaaaaaccagtaacaatttaggcctcgataacgaaATCTGatacgtcattcatattactccgttaagttctgatttctctctccacatACGAGTAATATAAATGACGTGTCTCGTTCTGTTATCgggacctaaattggtactctttttttaagcctatattggtgttattttgtacatagagcctaaattgatacatctCCAAAAAACCATAGCCCTATTTTGGTATTTTTCCCAATATAATATTATCAGaattttgattcaaaaaaactGCATATTCAAACACCATTAACAATCCTTTTAATAAGGAGAAAAGATGTTttgattccaaaaaaaaactgCATATTCAGACATAAAAGAAAAGATGTTTCTAATTTtacaaaatgaaaaagaatGAGAAAAATGAGGAGCAATTGTTACCTCATCAATCTCACACATAACAACTTTGTCCACAGTTTTATGTCTGAGAATTTCTCTAGCAGTTGAACCTTCACCTCCTCCCATGATGAAAATTGTCTTTGGACTAATTAATTACAAtcaaaacaattaattaattaacttgaCAATTAAGCACATAATTACAACTAACAAGCATAATAATAAACGAATTGGACCAACTAACTGAATGCAATCAATCACCAACCATCCACATGGTAATCTGAGAACCCTTACTAAGTAGAAGGCCTTCCCAAATATCTTTGAAAATTACAATAGAGTAAGAGCATTATGTGATTATCCTATAATCAAGTACATCCACCAAGAACTTATCAACGAAGAAGAACCCAATTAATTTTCCCAAACCGAGAATTTTGTATAGATAAAAAAACAAGCTATAAAGTTTTAATAATCAGTATATTGCGATGCTAACAAACGAACCGACAGTTCATTCAAGAATTCGATTTAATACATAAAATCTAATTATTAACAAACCTAAAATCAAAGAGCTAGAAAATGCAGGCACAATTTTTTACCTCAATGACAAAATATACAAGCAGAATCTCAAAGAAAGCAAATAGGAAAGGGTGAAAAGTAATCTAGGGTTAAAGCAATGTGATGCTTGTCCGACGAAGTGATCGAATTAAATAGAACATGCATCTGCTGTCGTATTAAGATTGAACCTAGATTTCGCTTCATTAATAATAGACGAGTCTTAGATGAAGAGAGAGGCGATAGAGAGCTTGTCGtaaatagagagagaaaaacgATGGAGAGCTTACCTCGGAGAGAGAGACTGAACGACGGATAGCAGAGAGATAGGAGTGGATTGCAGTAGAGAGAGAGGTGGAGTCCATAGGTTTTGGTTCACCTAATTGGGGGGAATTTTGCCGattagaatttatttatttttcagggGGAAGTTTTGCCACTTAGAaatacattattttttttatcatataacTTTCTATcacaatattaaatatttatgatGAAATTGTGTGACCAAATTCTTTTTTATCATAATATCTATTAAGTCTTCCTTTATTGTGATAAAATATTTTGGCAATATATTGCTTTATCACAATTTGGTTtagttttttcacattttcttacaagttataattttgttataataaatatattaattgcaACAAATATTATTTTGTCATAGAAATTTTTGTCACAATACTACATATTTGTTGTAGTGAAGGCGTCTTTATTACCATTCATGAAtgagaataaatacaattaaatgacaattaatagccattaaaggggaataaagacttgactgttcgaatactccaactctacgagtttcaaggataaatgatgagattaatggagaattgatagtaattaaagatgagtaatgacatgactgttcatctacatctccataacatccaaatatcatacatggggaaaaaggatgattagacaaagaatgaaggatccgccATCAATACTCTTATGGATAAGGATCCACCGACGAATCTCCAAATGGTGTATAAAGCAAGATTCATAGGTGGCGGATCTATGGATTCCTCAACACGCCTCAAAGGGTCAAACGCCTTAGGAGACCCGCCGTCAAACATCGATACGCCCAAGGAATGGccaagccgattcccaataaaggcaactaataacccattaatgagctaacggccatacttgaataagatcagtaaccgccattaatgaggcattaatggagagtttctagttaccaagagttacaactacattagtataaatagcttgcatcccaagctattgaggtacacttactgattctctacttttgcgcttacagtttattctcagaaatattactgactttggcatcggagtgtccccggccgatcccaatggcgcctcacagggaaatgctccgatcaaggattttccacaagttatcaattggtgcggtgagcatggatctctaacaaacagaagatcacaaaatcttgattgtatagagtttcacaaagaacaaaacaatggagtcaatggaatagaa comes from the Euphorbia lathyris chromosome 5, ddEupLath1.1, whole genome shotgun sequence genome and includes:
- the LOC136228714 gene encoding probable aquaporin TIP3-2 isoform X2, with the translated sequence MQMPFWSSPLNNKRQDKMPRGCAFGRAEDAAHPESMRAALTEFISTRSVVFTGEGSVLALDKVYKETGDSATAVSASINISGGHVNPAVAFGALVGETRRRS
- the LOC136228714 gene encoding probable aquaporin TIP-type alpha isoform X1, producing the protein MQMPFWSSPLNNKRQDKMPRGCAFGRAEDAAHPESMRAALTEFISTRSVVFTGEGSVLALDKVYKETGDSATAVSASINISGGHVNPAVAFGALVGGKIFVLRASFY